A genomic segment from Luteibacter aegosomatis encodes:
- the metJ gene encoding met regulon transcriptional regulator MetJ yields the protein METETFIRPYVEHGSKAGAVRKITVSIPLHVLRLLSDERTRRQVNNLRHATNSDLLVEAFLHAFTGQPLPTDEELRRTMATAKKATAKKSAAKKATRKSTTKKTAARKSPAKKASTRKVAAKKATRKSPARKTAAKKATRKTAGRKVAAKKAVKKAVRKAPARKTAAKKATRKTATRKAAAPRKAAARKTRVAKAAAPAAAKVARATKAAKAK from the coding sequence ATGGAAACAGAAACTTTCATCCGACCGTATGTGGAGCATGGTTCGAAAGCGGGAGCGGTTCGCAAGATCACAGTCTCGATTCCGCTGCATGTGCTTCGACTACTTTCCGATGAACGTACTCGCCGACAGGTCAACAATTTGAGGCACGCGACGAACAGCGACCTGCTGGTCGAAGCGTTCCTCCACGCTTTTACTGGGCAACCACTGCCAACTGATGAGGAGCTGAGACGAACCATGGCCACTGCCAAGAAAGCCACTGCCAAGAAGTCGGCCGCCAAAAAGGCGACCCGCAAGTCCACCACCAAGAAGACCGCCGCCCGCAAGTCGCCGGCGAAGAAGGCCTCGACCCGTAAGGTCGCGGCGAAGAAGGCGACCCGCAAGTCGCCGGCTCGCAAGACCGCCGCCAAGAAGGCCACCCGCAAGACGGCTGGCCGCAAGGTTGCCGCCAAGAAGGCGGTGAAGAAGGCTGTCCGCAAGGCTCCGGCCCGCAAGACCGCCGCCAAGAAGGCTACCCGCAAGACCGCTACGCGCAAGGCCGCTGCTCCGCGCAAGGCCGCTGCTCGCAAGACCCGCGTCGCCAAGGCTGCCGCTCCGGCCGCCGCGAAGGTGGCTCGCGCCACCAAGGCCGCCAAGGCCAAGTAA